From candidate division KSB1 bacterium, one genomic window encodes:
- a CDS encoding ABC transporter ATP-binding protein, with protein sequence MRRLLSYLKPYRFFVTLAVLILFAASVLQLAGPYLYKIAIDKYIETQDFDGLASICLVFAFVLIVGFVMQFLQTYLVQWIGQKAMYDLRSAIFSHIQKLPVKFFDKNPVGRLVTRVTTDVESLHQMLSSGAVAIFGDIFTLAGIVILLLVLNWKLALITFSVLPLLFYATFLFKKLVREIYRLIRVRIARINTFLQENITGMAVVQIFNREHKNFKKFDKLNEDYLEAFLKTIFYYATFYPVVKLISSIAIALIIWYGGGRVINGVLTFGALVAFIQYAEMFFRPIMDLSEKYNIMQSAMASSERIFSLLDKEPEELSAALASEPAKIRGEIEFRNVWFAYKDQDFVLKDISFKVKAGEKVAFVGATGAGKTTIMSLLFRFYEVTKGEILFDGRNINKFSPQELREHMGMVLQEVFIFDGTVSRNIRLGDQRISDAQLFQAAKDVHADSFIQKLPDKYEHQVQERGRSLSVGQRQLLAFARALAFDPAVLILDEATSSVDTETELLIQDALQRLMQNRTSLVVAHRLSTIKNSDRIIVLHKGEVRETGTHQELLAEQGIYYKLYQLQYAYQETRQVA encoded by the coding sequence ATGCGGCGGCTGCTTTCCTACCTGAAGCCGTATCGGTTTTTTGTGACCCTTGCAGTTCTCATCCTTTTCGCTGCTTCGGTTCTACAGTTGGCCGGCCCATACCTTTATAAAATTGCCATTGATAAATATATTGAGACCCAGGATTTTGACGGCCTGGCGTCGATTTGTTTGGTATTTGCTTTCGTGCTCATCGTTGGATTTGTGATGCAGTTTTTGCAGACCTATTTGGTTCAATGGATCGGGCAGAAGGCAATGTATGATTTGCGCAGCGCTATCTTCTCCCATATTCAAAAACTGCCGGTCAAATTTTTTGATAAAAATCCAGTCGGGCGGCTGGTCACGCGGGTGACGACCGATGTTGAGAGCCTGCACCAGATGCTTTCATCCGGCGCGGTGGCAATTTTTGGAGATATTTTTACCTTGGCCGGAATTGTGATTTTACTTTTAGTGCTCAACTGGAAATTAGCGCTGATTACTTTTTCCGTCCTGCCGCTGCTTTTTTACGCCACATTTTTGTTCAAGAAACTGGTTCGTGAAATTTACCGGCTCATTCGGGTGCGGATTGCCCGTATCAACACGTTTCTGCAGGAGAATATCACCGGAATGGCGGTGGTGCAGATTTTTAACCGCGAACACAAAAATTTCAAGAAATTCGATAAACTGAATGAAGATTATCTGGAGGCTTTTTTAAAGACGATTTTTTACTATGCTACTTTTTATCCTGTGGTTAAGCTGATCAGTTCCATTGCAATCGCCCTGATTATCTGGTACGGAGGCGGTAGAGTGATTAACGGGGTATTGACATTTGGCGCGCTCGTGGCTTTCATTCAGTACGCCGAAATGTTTTTCCGGCCCATTATGGATCTTTCGGAAAAATACAACATCATGCAATCGGCCATGGCCTCGTCCGAACGAATTTTTAGCCTGCTGGATAAAGAACCCGAAGAATTGTCAGCAGCACTTGCGAGTGAGCCCGCTAAAATCCGCGGTGAGATAGAATTCCGAAATGTCTGGTTTGCTTATAAAGACCAAGATTTTGTTTTGAAAGATATTTCATTTAAAGTCAAAGCCGGTGAAAAAGTTGCCTTTGTGGGCGCGACGGGGGCGGGTAAGACCACCATTATGAGTTTGCTTTTCCGCTTTTATGAAGTCACCAAGGGCGAAATTTTGTTTGATGGCAGAAATATAAACAAGTTTTCTCCGCAGGAGCTTCGAGAACACATGGGAATGGTGCTGCAGGAAGTTTTTATTTTTGACGGCACGGTTTCCAGGAATATCCGTCTGGGAGATCAAAGAATTTCGGACGCACAACTTTTCCAGGCCGCCAAAGATGTGCACGCAGATTCATTCATCCAAAAACTGCCGGACAAATACGAACACCAGGTGCAGGAACGCGGCCGCAGTCTTTCGGTTGGACAAAGGCAGTTATTAGCATTTGCACGAGCGCTTGCCTTTGATCCCGCGGTTTTGATTTTAGATGAGGCGACCTCAAGCGTGGACACGGAGACCGAACTCCTGATTCAGGACGCCCTGCAGCGTTTAATGCAGAATCGCACTTCGCTGGTGGTCGCTCACCGGCTTTCAACCATAAAAAACTCCGATCGAATCATCGTGCTGCACAAAGGCGAAGTTCGCGAAACCGGTACGCATCAGGAGCTGCTGGCTGAGCAAGGGATTTATTACAAACTCTATCAATTGCAGTATGCTTATCAAGAGACCAGGCAGGTTGCTTAA